The Chryseobacterium indologenes genomic sequence TTGAAAAACATAAATAATCCTATTGTAAAGACATATCCCCAGAAAAAGAACAGGATTTTTTCAAAAGGCCGATAAAACAACAGGGCATACCAACCGGCAATAACAGCAAAAACAACCCCTATAAAAAACAGCATCTGAGCTTTTAAAAAATCAAATCTGTTCACATTAACCAACTGCCGTTCTGAAAGTTCTTTCATATGGTGTATGACAGGAAACCGATAATGATATTGCCAGAGAAGATTGGGCAACACAATGATGAATGTTAAAAGTAACGCTCCATATACATGTTTGTTGATGAAAATTTTCCTTTGACGGGTGAATAAAAGGGCCGGAATAAAACCCAACGCAAGAAAAGCAATATTGTATTTATTTAAAACCCCGAGGCCAAAAACAAATCCTCCCCAATAGAGCCATTTTACTTTTTCCGAATTGATATATTGGATCAGAATGTAGAAAAACAAGGTCCATAGAAGCACTTCTAATGAATTAGGCTGGAAAAGCATATTTAAACGGAGAAGTATTGATAATAGCAGTCCTAAAGAGGCTAAAACCTGAGCAAACAGGCTTCCCTTTAATTCTTCAATGATCTTCCAGACTACAACGATCGTTAAGGCTCCGAATAAAGCCTGAAAAATTTAACCCAAAACACAGAACCTCCCAACATCCTGATCATCCAGGCCTGCCATGAGGTAACGGGTGGAACAGACAAATATCCCCATGCAAGGTGATATCCCTGATCGAGATGCAGATATTCATCGCGCTGCAATTCATATTCCGGAGTAATGAGTGAATACTGAAGAATAAACTTTGCAATAATAAAAAGAAGGAGGACCACATAACTTTTCTTCATGGTTTAAAGTTTGGAATTAAAATTAAGACATTTTACCTTTCTTTTTATTACATCACAAAAAATCCCGGAGACAGGTCTCCGGGATTCAACAGTTTAAAAATGTATAGTGTTAGTTTATTATTTTTTCTTTGCTTTTTCTTTTAGTTCTTCTTTATCTTTATCAGACGGGTTCCATACTTTCACTTCAGAATCTTTGGTTATTTCTGAGCCAGGAAGAATCTGAACATTGATCCCATCGCTGGCACCCAGTTTCAAGTATACTTTTTTAAATTTTCCGTCTTTTTGCTTTACCTCTGCAAAAGGAACATCTTTCCCCTGTTTCTTTTCATACTGAACGAGGGACTCATCCAACAGCAGAGCATTTTTTTGTGAGCTTAATACAATTTCACCATTCGCAGAGAACCCTGCTCTGATATATTCATTATTAGGATTTTCCACATTCCCTTCTACCGGGAATTTGATGGTTCCTGCATTATCTTTTCCTTTAGGAGCGATCATGGTAAGTTTTCCCGGAAATGTTTTATTCTGTAAGGCACCGATCACAATGTTCATTTCCATTCCCTGGCTTAATTTGCCGGCTTGTGCCTCATCAATTTCTCCTTTAAAGATTAAAGAATTTAAGTCTGCTACTGAACAGATCGTTGTTCCGGCATTGAAATTATTTGCTTCAATCACCTGGCTTCCCAATTTTACAGGAACTTCAAGAACGGTTCCTGATGCCTTGGAACGAATCTGTGTAGTGGCAAGACCTTGCCCCTGAAGTTCCGGAGTTGCTCCTGTTTTTGCAATCTGCAATCTTTTTTGAGCGGTATTCAATTGTTGCTGAGCATTTTTAAGGGTCTGCTGCTGAGAAAACAATTGTTGCTGTGAGTTTAGATAATCCTGCTTAGAAACTACCCCTTGCTTGTAAAGTCTGTCCTGCATATCATATTGCTTCTGCATATTTCCAACATTCAATTTGGCATTACTTATTTGAAGCTGTGCATTCTGAACTTCCTGCTGAGCAGCGTTTACTTCAGAAATACTGGGAACAATTCTAACAGTAGCAATCAACTGTCCTATCTCCACTTTATCTCCTTCTTTCACTAAAATTTTATCGATAATCCCGGTAATATTCGGTTTGATTTCAATTTCCTCTTTCGGAACAATTTTTCCTGTAGCCATTACCTTATCATCCATATTCTGAATCGTAGGTTTACGGGTCAGGAAAGCTTCTCCCTCCTGAGAGTTCGATTTAATAAGATAGCCAATCCCTGAGAACAATGCCACTGCAAATAAAAGCCCCAACACTATATAAATGGCTTTTTTCCAAGTGAATTTCTTTTTCATATGTATAGTTGTATAGTTTATTTTTTTATATAAAGTTTAAAAGCTAAAAACAATTTTTTATCGAATGATGTGATCAATTTTATTTTCAAATGAATTACTCTGTTCTTAAGGCTTCAATAGGTCTGATCTTTACGGCTCTCTGTGCAGGGATCATTCCGATTATTAATCCTAAAACAACCATCACACCCATGGCTGCAAATACGTTCCCATAATTCACGGTCGGATTATAGAATGGAAATGCGTCCTGGCCCTGCGTCAATGCATTTAAAATCATCAATACAAAAATCCCGAACATAAAGCCCAACAATCCTGAAGAAAGTGTGATCACGACACTTTCCAGCAAGATCTGGTTTCTTACTTCCGAAGGTTTGGCTCCCAGTGCACGCCGGATTCCTATTTCTTTTGTTCTTTCTTTCACTGTAATAAGAAGGATATTGGAAATTGCGATTACGCCTGCGAGAATCGTCAGTGTTCCCACGATAATGGTCAACAGCTGCATTCCGGTAAGGAAACCTGTCAGTTTTTTAAATTCTTTTCCTAAGTTGAAACTCCCGAAAGCATTGGTATCTTCAGGGGAAATTTTATTTTTAGATTTTAATACCTGCTTTACATCCTGTTCTACGGAATTCACATTTGCATTAGGCTTGCTCACGATCGAAAATAAATCAATCTGCTCTCCGGCATTATACATTTTCGTATAGGTAGACAATGGAATAAATGCAGTCTGATCATTTTCAAAACCACCTCCTTTTTTCACTCTGAAAACTCCGATTACATTAAAGAAAATGCCTTTGATATTGACAGATTTACCGAT encodes the following:
- a CDS encoding efflux RND transporter periplasmic adaptor subunit, whose amino-acid sequence is MKKKFTWKKAIYIVLGLLFAVALFSGIGYLIKSNSQEGEAFLTRKPTIQNMDDKVMATGKIVPKEEIEIKPNITGIIDKILVKEGDKVEIGQLIATVRIVPSISEVNAAQQEVQNAQLQISNAKLNVGNMQKQYDMQDRLYKQGVVSKQDYLNSQQQLFSQQQTLKNAQQQLNTAQKRLQIAKTGATPELQGQGLATTQIRSKASGTVLEVPVKLGSQVIEANNFNAGTTICSVADLNSLIFKGEIDEAQAGKLSQGMEMNIVIGALQNKTFPGKLTMIAPKGKDNAGTIKFPVEGNVENPNNEYIRAGFSANGEIVLSSQKNALLLDESLVQYEKKQGKDVPFAEVKQKDGKFKKVYLKLGASDGINVQILPGSEITKDSEVKVWNPSDKDKEELKEKAKKK
- a CDS encoding ABC transporter permease, which gives rise to MNIIFKKDTWQEIYYSLRNNKLRTFLTMIGVGWGMFLYVSLLGAAKGMENGFDKLFSGFATNSIFLWAQKTSIPYEGFPKGREVHLQLSDMDMLKRKVTAIDYISPQNARGSFTGTPGEAMSRNGKNGTYSLTGDYAVGNKISEKKLIFGRYINDADVSGNKNVVVIGEEIYKNFFDSKKKENPIGKSVNIKGIFFNVIGVFRVKKGGGFENDQTAFIPLSTYTKMYNAGEQIDLFSIVSKPNANVNSVEQDVKQVLKSKNKISPEDTNAFGSFNLGKEFKKLTGFLTGMQLLTIIVGTLTILAGVIAISNILLITVKERTKEIGIRRALGAKPSEVRNQILLESVVITLSSGLLGFMFGIFVLMILNALTQGQDAFPFYNPTVNYGNVFAAMGVMVVLGLIIGMIPAQRAVKIRPIEALRTE